The genome window TTCTTATAATCAGCGATATCAACATTCACTCGCACCAGCGCCGCCTGACGGTTACGCAAAATTGCTGACACCACCGCCTGTAAACTCCGCAGTGTCTCCGCATTCCGCCCGATCAGCAAGCTATTGCGCTCACTCGACGGCACAACAGCCTTGATAACATCGTCTTCAACGCTAACATCGATATCCAGATTGAGATCAAAGAACGCCAGAAAGTCCTCCAGATATTTCTTGACAAATTCAATGGTCGCGATTTGATCCATACATCCTCCTTAGTCTTTCGCTTTTATCCGCGTGATGTTCGCCTCAGTCGCTGTGGCCGCTCGTTGCGAAGCGGCTTTTGATTTTTTTGCTGATGCGGCAGACTTGCTCGTAGATTTTGGCGAACGCTTTTCGCCGGCAATTTGTTGCATTTCCGTGCCGTCTTGCTTGAGAATAATGGCGTTTTGGATATAAGCAGCGATGTTTGAGGTTGCCATGTAGAGCGCCAGTGCCCCTGGCAAACTGATCATAATAAGGAACATAAACACCGGCATAACCTTCATCATTTTGCGCGTGACAATGGCGTTAACCTCAGTTTGGTCAGCGTTCTTACCCTCGCCCGCCTCCATCAGCACATCACGCAACCGCTTCTTGTTGTCCGAACTTGGCGACATCTGCTTTGATAATAAATATTGCAAAACAGCGGC of Candidatus Nanosynbacter lyticus contains these proteins:
- a CDS encoding Jag family protein — encoded protein: MDQIATIEFVKKYLEDFLAFFDLNLDIDVSVEDDVIKAVVPSSERNSLLIGRNAETLRSLQAVVSAILRNRQAALVRVNVDIADYKKQHAEKIADKARGWIKEVRRTGETKIIELNSADRWVVHHVASDYSDIETHSEGEGRARHLVISQKSS